In Desulfocurvus vexinensis DSM 17965, the following are encoded in one genomic region:
- a CDS encoding pyridoxal phosphate-dependent aminotransferase, translating into MAMGMSFSRRVGRIRISETKLMPMIAAEVGGCVSLGQGVPSFPTPEHVVDAVCRALREDGAAGKYSLQPGMPALREAVAELLTREKGLRVDPRAEVAITVGAMEALLCAVLSLVEEGDEVLMPSPAYASHVEQVLLAGGVPVPVPAGPGWGLDVAALEAAVTPRTRAILFCNPCNPTGAVFGEAELRGLAGVAERHGLYVITDETYDALVYDGPMPMSVAALPELAGRCVLVNSFSKRFALTGWRVGYAWASAPIMDQMLKVHDCTAICAPTVAQHAALAALRGPQEVFAAMRTALAARRELACARLDALAGALSYVRPAGAFYIMARTLFTGEPSRQLAERLIREARVITIPGSTFGAAGEGHLRLSYGAGEAELEEAFDRISRWMLA; encoded by the coding sequence ATGGCCATGGGCATGTCGTTCAGCCGCCGGGTGGGGCGGATTCGCATTTCGGAAACCAAGCTGATGCCGATGATCGCCGCCGAGGTGGGCGGGTGCGTGTCCCTGGGGCAGGGGGTTCCGTCGTTCCCCACGCCGGAGCACGTTGTGGACGCGGTCTGCCGGGCGCTGCGCGAGGACGGCGCGGCGGGCAAGTATTCGCTCCAGCCCGGGATGCCCGCCCTGCGCGAGGCGGTGGCCGAGCTGCTCACGCGCGAAAAGGGCCTGCGCGTGGACCCGCGCGCCGAGGTGGCCATCACCGTGGGCGCCATGGAGGCGCTGCTGTGCGCGGTGCTCTCGCTGGTGGAGGAGGGCGACGAGGTGCTCATGCCCTCGCCCGCGTATGCCTCGCACGTGGAGCAGGTGCTGCTGGCGGGCGGGGTGCCGGTGCCGGTGCCCGCCGGGCCGGGCTGGGGGCTGGACGTGGCGGCCCTGGAGGCGGCGGTGACGCCGCGCACGCGGGCCATCCTGTTCTGCAACCCGTGCAACCCCACGGGGGCGGTGTTTGGCGAGGCCGAGCTGCGCGGGCTGGCCGGGGTGGCCGAGCGCCATGGGCTGTACGTCATCACCGACGAGACCTACGACGCGCTGGTCTACGACGGGCCCATGCCCATGAGCGTGGCGGCGCTGCCGGAGCTGGCCGGGCGCTGCGTGCTGGTGAACAGCTTTTCCAAGCGCTTCGCCCTCACGGGTTGGCGGGTGGGCTACGCCTGGGCCAGCGCGCCGATCATGGACCAGATGCTCAAGGTCCACGACTGCACGGCCATCTGCGCGCCCACGGTGGCCCAGCACGCGGCCCTGGCGGCGCTGCGCGGCCCGCAGGAGGTGTTCGCGGCCATGCGCACGGCCCTGGCGGCGCGCCGCGAGTTGGCCTGCGCGCGGCTGGACGCCCTGGCCGGGGCGCTCAGCTACGTGCGCCCGGCGGGAGCGTTCTACATCATGGCCCGCACGCTGTTCACCGGCGAGCCCTCGCGCCAGCTGGCCGAACGGCTGATCCGCGAGGCGCGGGTGATCACCATCCCGGGCTCGACCTTCGGGGCCGCTGGCGAGGGGCACCTGCGCCTGTCGTACGGCGCCGGCGAGGCGGAGCTGGAGGAAGCCTTTGACCGCATTTCGCGCTGGATGCTAGCATAG
- a CDS encoding response regulator yields the protein MIRILIVDDSDSLRFLLKAFFKDVGRCDEAENGARAVEMVRESLRGEGYDVVFMDIMMPEMDGLEATRRIRDLFDDENVPREARPRVIMLTCLSDARHMLEAQFECGADAYVTKPFDRAILFEMLANMGLMANPLDVEQ from the coding sequence GTGATCAGGATTCTCATCGTGGACGATAGCGATTCGCTGCGCTTTCTGCTCAAGGCGTTTTTCAAGGACGTGGGGCGCTGCGACGAGGCCGAAAACGGGGCCCGGGCCGTGGAGATGGTCCGCGAGTCCCTGCGGGGCGAGGGCTACGACGTGGTCTTCATGGACATCATGATGCCCGAGATGGACGGGCTGGAGGCCACGCGGCGCATCCGCGACCTGTTCGACGACGAGAACGTGCCCCGCGAGGCGCGGCCCAGGGTCATCATGCTGACCTGCCTGAGCGACGCGCGGCACATGCTCGAGGCGCAGTTCGAATGCGGGGCCGACGCCTACGTCACCAAGCCCTTCGACCGGGCCATCCTCTTCGAGATGCTGGCCAACATGGGGCTCATGGCCAATCCCCTGGACGTGGAACAGTGA